Part of the Sulfurimonas sp. genome, ATACGGATTATGGCGATAGAGCCTATGCCGTTGGCGGTTGCAACGGCACTTATCGTATCGTTATTCATTATGCTTAGTTGTGGTAATCATTTATAATGATAAATTTAAGCCCGTCGCGGGTAGAGCGAACGGCTACATACTTATTCGGATATTTATCACGAAGCTCTTTTAATGCTATTTGAATTAAAACACCGTCAAGTATCTTAGTTTGCGCACGCCCGTCACGATCTATGCTTTCGTAGACTGTAGCCAAATATCTCATAATTGATTCTTCTTGGTTTTTTAGAAACTCTGCTATTTCTAAACGCAACTGTAATTGATACTTGGTATTAATCCAGTTAAAAATCATATAAGAAAGAGCTTTATATCTATAGCCTTCTTTTCCTATTAGCAGTGCGGCATCTTCGCCTTTAAATTCTACAAGAAGAGTAACATTATCATAAGCACTTACTTCTATTTTGTCAATTTTAAAACATATTTGACTAAAAAGTTCGTTAATCTCTTTTTCAACCTTCTTAGCTACATCATAAGCACTGACATTTAACTCGATACCCTCTTCATCATCTTCATAATCGGCAGTATAGTTGATGTCATCCATATCATAATCATCATCTTGCATACTAACAAACGATTGCGGCATCATCGTATCGTTGACAAAACTATGCTGAGGCTTTTGGACATCTTTTTTTGGTCTGCTGTCTTGTCTAAACTCTTTTCTTATTTCCTGTTTAGGCTCTTGTTTAATTTCTTCTTTTTCTTTTTCTACATATGAAGCCTCT contains:
- a CDS encoding Jag N-terminal domain-containing protein, which gives rise to MIRIESTTLEQAYKDAASALECSAADLIIEVVQAPSNGFMGLFKKNAIIVAAKKNQEVKKADTPYIQKAKEEVKQEASYVEKEKEEIKQEPKQEIRKEFRQDSRPKKDVQKPQHSFVNDTMMPQSFVSMQDDDYDMDDINYTADYEDDEEGIELNVSAYDVAKKVEKEINELFSQICFKIDKIEVSAYDNVTLLVEFKGEDAALLIGKEGYRYKALSYMIFNWINTKYQLQLRLEIAEFLKNQEESIMRYLATVYESIDRDGRAQTKILDGVLIQIALKELRDKYPNKYVAVRSTRDGLKFIIINDYHN